One genomic region from Acidobacteriota bacterium encodes:
- a CDS encoding FG-GAP-like repeat-containing protein yields the protein MLNSAPLPGLSALTLRTLLSLPILLGLGEGIRAGGQESACRGNYDEALSLILQTRTVEARDKLRGCVATGPANADLHYQLARTHIVDFNQSRTAAAGRESLGQAVRELDRALAIDPEHLNALRLKYPIHRGKGSIYYDPGRAYELARKVMALQPSSHPFLLNVAEWLGLSGVRFYVESEDRVPHDSMIGLDRAASLLERMLGETAPFTPDEESALLLLGKVQAKSGRHLQAIATYQSALLRRLTPAQRIEAFRGVGTSHIHLGNYPAAGKSILNALQIRVDPFSQWLFKVVLDRLGSLPVDFPPELLFPLRSEPAGRLNPPLLEFTDVAASLGVNRRDGHGTCAWGDYDGDGDLDLLLGGRDTFVALYRNDGRRFVEVTDRAGLSGVPSGYSLNFVDYDNDGAIDIYLCLNGWSGPMASRLFRNRGDGTFEDVSRQAGVADPGSGFVSLWGDLDNDGDLDLVVGNGVLRDGSTTQIYRNNGDGTFANSTRQAGLAEPPEFGTIGIALGDYDRDGDLDLFINGWDPAPNRLYRNDGNLTFTEVARQAGAVQPAHAGYVCFFFDYDNDGYPDILATSLGTWPAVLAGLQRAYSVPNLEAVDRNAPRLFRNNRDGTFTDATWEARLYYPVGSMGAGVADVDNDGYMDIFFGTGDPQLSRLEPNRFFRNNGDGTFSDLTMASGLGHIGKGHGVTFIDYDGDGDLDIYAQIGAADPGDMWENAFYRNEKGNRNHWLQVDLAGTRSNRHGVGAVLVARAGGLTVHREVKGSEGFGSTNPYRVSFGLGRRTRVDSLEVNWPGGEKQTLHDLPADRVIAVTEGE from the coding sequence ATGCTGAATTCCGCCCCGCTCCCGGGTCTTTCGGCACTGACTCTGAGGACCCTTCTTTCGCTCCCGATTCTGCTGGGGTTGGGGGAAGGAATCCGGGCGGGCGGACAGGAATCCGCCTGCCGGGGGAATTACGACGAAGCCCTGTCACTGATTCTCCAGACTCGAACGGTGGAGGCCAGGGACAAGCTCCGGGGGTGCGTGGCCACCGGCCCGGCCAACGCCGACCTGCACTATCAGCTCGCACGCACCCACATCGTCGACTTCAACCAGTCGCGCACCGCCGCCGCGGGACGGGAATCCCTGGGGCAGGCCGTTCGAGAGTTGGACCGGGCGCTCGCCATCGATCCCGAACATCTCAATGCACTGCGGCTGAAATACCCGATCCACCGGGGCAAGGGGAGCATCTACTACGACCCCGGGAGGGCCTACGAACTGGCCCGGAAGGTCATGGCTCTTCAGCCCTCGTCCCACCCCTTTCTGCTGAACGTCGCCGAGTGGCTGGGACTCAGCGGGGTCCGGTTCTACGTCGAGAGCGAAGACCGGGTGCCGCACGATTCCATGATCGGACTCGACCGCGCCGCTTCCCTCCTGGAGCGGATGCTCGGTGAAACGGCGCCCTTCACGCCGGACGAGGAATCGGCGCTCCTCCTGCTGGGCAAGGTCCAGGCCAAGAGCGGCCGGCACCTCCAGGCCATCGCGACCTATCAGTCCGCGCTCCTTCGCCGCCTGACGCCCGCCCAGCGGATCGAAGCCTTCCGCGGAGTCGGCACCAGCCATATTCACCTGGGGAACTACCCGGCGGCCGGGAAGTCCATTCTCAATGCGTTGCAGATACGAGTCGATCCATTCAGCCAGTGGCTGTTCAAGGTGGTCCTGGACCGGTTGGGAAGTCTTCCGGTCGATTTCCCTCCCGAACTGCTTTTTCCGCTTCGTTCGGAACCGGCCGGCCGGCTGAATCCGCCGCTCCTGGAGTTCACCGACGTGGCCGCCAGTCTCGGCGTCAACCGGCGGGACGGCCACGGGACCTGCGCCTGGGGCGACTATGACGGCGACGGCGACCTGGACCTGCTCCTGGGCGGGAGGGACACTTTCGTCGCGCTCTACCGCAATGACGGGCGCCGGTTCGTCGAGGTCACGGACCGGGCGGGCCTGTCGGGGGTCCCGTCGGGCTACAGTCTCAACTTCGTCGACTACGACAACGACGGAGCCATCGACATCTACCTCTGCCTCAACGGCTGGAGCGGTCCCATGGCCAGCCGGCTCTTCCGAAACCGGGGGGACGGGACCTTCGAAGACGTTTCGCGACAGGCGGGCGTGGCCGATCCGGGCTCCGGGTTCGTCTCCCTCTGGGGAGATCTCGACAATGACGGCGACCTGGACCTGGTGGTGGGCAACGGGGTGCTGAGGGACGGATCGACCACTCAGATCTACCGGAACAACGGCGACGGGACCTTCGCCAACTCGACTCGGCAAGCCGGCTTGGCGGAGCCTCCCGAATTCGGAACCATCGGGATCGCCCTGGGAGACTACGACCGGGACGGCGACCTGGATCTGTTCATCAACGGCTGGGACCCCGCTCCCAACCGCCTCTACCGCAACGACGGCAACCTCACATTCACCGAGGTGGCCCGGCAGGCGGGGGCCGTGCAGCCCGCCCATGCCGGCTACGTCTGTTTCTTCTTCGACTACGACAACGACGGCTATCCCGACATCCTGGCCACCAGCCTGGGGACCTGGCCGGCGGTGCTGGCCGGCTTGCAGCGAGCCTACTCCGTCCCCAACCTGGAGGCGGTCGATCGCAACGCACCCCGGCTGTTCCGAAACAACCGGGACGGCACCTTCACCGATGCGACCTGGGAGGCCAGGCTCTACTATCCGGTGGGCAGCATGGGCGCCGGCGTGGCCGACGTGGACAACGACGGTTACATGGACATCTTCTTCGGCACGGGGGACCCGCAGCTCTCCCGCCTGGAGCCCAACCGTTTCTTCCGCAACAACGGCGACGGGACCTTCTCGGACCTGACCATGGCCTCGGGGCTGGGCCACATCGGAAAGGGGCACGGAGTAACCTTCATCGACTACGACGGCGACGGCGACCTGGACATCTACGCCCAGATCGGAGCGGCCGATCCCGGGGACATGTGGGAAAACGCCTTCTACAGGAACGAGAAGGGGAACCGGAACCACTGGCTCCAGGTCGATCTCGCCGGAACCCGAAGCAACCGCCACGGCGTGGGGGCCGTGCTGGTGGCCCGGGCCGGCGGCTTGACCGTGCACCGCGAAGTGAAGGGCAGCGAGGGATTCGGGTCCACCAACCCCTATCGGGTGAGCTTCGGGTTGGGACGCAGGACCCGCGTGGATTCGCTCGAAGTCAATTGGCCGGGCGGGGAGAAACAGACCCTCCATGACCTGCCCGCCGACCGGGTGATCGCCGTGACGGAAGGCGAATAG
- a CDS encoding aspartate aminotransferase family protein, protein MEDKWKKSREFLVRAEGSLAGGVSSPFRRKSPVPLFFRDGSGCRLEDVDGNRYIDYGLGWGPLILGHRHPALLETLRAQVESPFHYGAQHELESRLSERVQRLVPCAERVAFTSSGSEAVQLALRLSRAFTGRKLVVKFEGHYHGWMDSILASYHPALEEIGTVEHPRTAPGTRGQLPAALDDLLVCAWNRTDLVEGLFRRHGGEIAAVIMEPVLCNSGCLLPREGYLRSIQEICAQHGALLIFDEVITGFRIALGGAQEHFGLTPDLCTLGKAIGGGLPFSAVAGRRAIMEQLMDGVAFGGTYNGNPLSVAAADATLAALEKDGGAPLAHALAMGERLMGGLRTLAADRPFPVKITGLGTAFSVHFTEKDDLVDYRDTLEDDTDRLSRFVMEALREGIYLLPDGRWYVSAVHGEEDIAETLDKMSLVFQRLC, encoded by the coding sequence ATGGAAGATAAATGGAAGAAATCAAGGGAGTTCCTGGTTCGGGCCGAAGGATCCCTGGCCGGCGGCGTGAGCAGTCCTTTCCGGCGCAAATCTCCGGTGCCGCTTTTCTTTCGGGATGGCTCGGGTTGCCGCCTGGAAGACGTGGACGGGAACCGCTACATCGATTACGGACTGGGCTGGGGTCCTCTGATCCTGGGCCATCGCCACCCGGCCCTTCTGGAGACACTTCGGGCCCAAGTGGAGAGTCCCTTTCACTACGGCGCTCAGCACGAGCTGGAGTCCCGACTTTCCGAGCGAGTGCAACGGCTGGTTCCGTGCGCCGAACGGGTCGCGTTCACTTCCAGTGGAAGCGAAGCGGTGCAACTGGCCCTGCGCCTCTCACGAGCCTTCACCGGGCGGAAGCTCGTGGTCAAGTTCGAAGGCCACTACCACGGCTGGATGGATTCGATCCTGGCCAGCTACCATCCCGCGCTGGAGGAAATCGGAACCGTCGAGCATCCCCGGACCGCACCCGGCACCCGGGGTCAGCTCCCGGCCGCGCTGGACGATCTGCTGGTCTGCGCCTGGAATCGAACGGATCTGGTTGAAGGCCTCTTCCGGCGGCACGGCGGCGAGATCGCCGCGGTGATCATGGAGCCGGTCTTGTGCAACAGCGGTTGCCTGCTGCCGCGGGAGGGTTACTTGCGCAGCATCCAGGAGATCTGCGCGCAACACGGCGCCCTCTTGATCTTCGACGAGGTCATCACCGGCTTCCGGATCGCCCTGGGCGGCGCTCAGGAGCACTTCGGACTCACCCCGGATCTGTGCACCCTTGGAAAAGCCATCGGGGGCGGCCTGCCCTTCAGCGCGGTGGCCGGCCGGCGCGCCATCATGGAGCAATTGATGGACGGCGTCGCCTTCGGCGGGACCTACAACGGCAACCCCCTGTCCGTAGCGGCCGCCGACGCCACCCTGGCTGCACTCGAGAAAGACGGCGGCGCGCCTCTGGCTCATGCCCTGGCCATGGGAGAGAGGCTGATGGGTGGCTTGCGGACCCTTGCGGCGGACCGGCCGTTCCCGGTGAAGATCACCGGTCTGGGAACGGCGTTCAGCGTGCACTTCACGGAAAAGGACGACTTGGTCGACTATCGGGATACTTTGGAAGACGACACGGACCGTCTGAGCCGGTTCGTCATGGAGGCCTTGAGAGAAGGCATTTACCTCCTGCCCGACGGCAGATGGTACGTCTCGGCCGTCCACGGCGAGGAGGACATTGCCGAGACGCTGGACAAGATGTCACTGGTATTCCAACGGCTATGCTGA
- a CDS encoding APC family permease — MSPQESAVRNRRSNQESAVDNPRSKHMTKPIPRFQLKRAVSARQFFMLAYGTVVGVGWLVYPGVWLSTSGPLGAIAGFTGGGVIMLVIALCYAEMAGMFPVSGGEVAYTYEVYGLRFSFLCGWLLAFEYIAVTSWEAILLALIADALFPGISGPELYSVGGHPVRLGSLLIALVGMVLMTWVIYRGMKLAARFQELLTAVFIAACAVFIVAGIAFGETGNLEPLFHRDQVGSVWPGILAALMTAPFFMAGFDTIPQVMEEKSPGTPMRRAALMMAASIAAGGTFYCLLILSVSMAAPWQEAVRLEGLTTAATYESSFDSPLFGRIIVFTGLLGLITTLNPIFIAASRLVFALGRARMIPAGFAAVHPLFGSPGRAVLLVGLIGALGSFLGRGGLAPIVGMAVMCLATVFFFVCLGVLILRVKRPNAPRPFRVPGGVCTAGLGVAGTLFFLAVAVYEPFANSDGFPLEWSLFIGGLLLGLFFWLIAGKVRTGVSDKDRRRLILGKD, encoded by the coding sequence ATGTCACCGCAAGAATCGGCGGTTCGAAACCGCCGCTCCAATCAGGAATCGGCGGTTGACAACCCTCGCTCCAAGCACATGACCAAACCGATTCCACGCTTCCAATTGAAGAGAGCGGTCAGTGCCCGCCAGTTTTTCATGCTGGCCTACGGCACGGTGGTCGGAGTGGGGTGGCTCGTCTACCCCGGCGTCTGGCTCTCCACCTCCGGCCCTCTCGGGGCCATCGCCGGTTTCACGGGGGGCGGGGTGATCATGCTCGTGATCGCTCTCTGCTATGCGGAAATGGCGGGAATGTTCCCCGTCTCCGGCGGAGAGGTTGCGTACACCTACGAAGTCTACGGTCTCCGCTTCTCCTTCCTGTGCGGATGGCTGCTGGCCTTCGAGTATATTGCGGTGACCAGTTGGGAAGCGATCTTGCTGGCCTTGATCGCGGACGCCCTCTTCCCAGGCATCTCGGGGCCGGAGCTGTATTCCGTGGGCGGCCATCCGGTGCGCCTGGGAAGCCTTCTCATCGCCCTTGTCGGAATGGTTCTGATGACGTGGGTGATCTATCGCGGAATGAAGCTGGCGGCCCGCTTTCAGGAATTGCTCACGGCCGTATTTATTGCGGCATGTGCCGTCTTCATCGTTGCCGGGATCGCCTTCGGGGAAACGGGAAACCTGGAACCGTTATTCCACCGCGACCAGGTGGGTTCGGTCTGGCCCGGAATATTGGCGGCCTTGATGACGGCTCCGTTCTTCATGGCGGGTTTCGACACCATTCCCCAGGTCATGGAGGAGAAATCGCCGGGAACCCCCATGCGGAGGGCCGCACTGATGATGGCGGCCTCCATCGCCGCGGGCGGGACCTTCTACTGCCTGCTGATTCTCTCGGTGTCCATGGCCGCACCGTGGCAGGAGGCGGTCCGATTGGAGGGTCTGACCACCGCCGCCACCTACGAATCCAGTTTCGATTCGCCGCTGTTCGGAAGAATCATCGTGTTCACGGGGCTGCTGGGCCTCATCACGACGCTCAATCCCATCTTCATTGCGGCGTCGCGCCTGGTCTTCGCATTGGGCCGGGCCCGCATGATCCCGGCCGGATTCGCCGCGGTCCACCCCCTTTTCGGATCTCCCGGACGAGCGGTCCTCCTGGTCGGCCTGATCGGCGCGTTGGGCAGTTTCCTGGGCCGCGGTGGCCTCGCTCCCATCGTCGGCATGGCTGTCATGTGCCTGGCCACGGTCTTCTTTTTTGTCTGCCTCGGGGTCCTGATCCTGCGGGTGAAACGGCCGAATGCCCCTCGTCCCTTCCGCGTGCCGGGCGGCGTCTGCACCGCCGGCCTGGGGGTCGCCGGCACCCTGTTCTTCTTGGCTGTTGCGGTCTACGAGCCGTTCGCAAACTCCGACGGTTTTCCCCTGGAGTGGAGCCTCTTCATCGGCGGCTTGCTGCTGGGCCTGTTCTTCTGGCTCATCGCCGGCAAGGTTCGGACTGGCGTCAGCGACAAGGACCGCCGAAGACTGATCCTGGGCAAAGATTAA
- a CDS encoding CocE/NonD family hydrolase encodes MKEPTIVFSMIALCVVSSAFSQGAKTGKTWDVAVLKNVMIPMRDGVKLATDIYLPAENGQPADEKFPVVMQRTPYDKEGNFFKEAAEFYARNGYVSVIQDCRGRFQSEGVFFPFVDDPEDGYDTVEWMAKHPSSNGKVGTYGVSYMAWVQFHLAALNPPSLVTMIPMEGPINAYHYSMRSGGALHLGLLQWIVAVAASSQEAKDKPFIAEPIMTMRTGQNFLDWASRIPWRRGQTPLGLTPQYEDAAFKLYFDNNEYTDFWRQPGLGMDEYFEDYPKMPILWVVGWYDWYPRTISDGYQKMVQLGRENQYLLIGPWTHNNFDTSQGDLNFGNRGDGIDTYDKFRQLELKWFDRWMKDDESVDLGKPIQVFVMGGGDGRKAPDGRLNHGGEWHYTDQWPPGGVRPTKFFLHANGSLSDEKPAASGSSTTYTYDPNDTVSSNGRCIISYGPALKLGFRGMGPRDQIELESLPGHGIPGLPISSRPDVLVYQTAPLAGDVRIAGNVKAVLWVSSDAPDTDFYVKLVDLYPPSADYPAGYGVPVSEGILRARYRESFEKSVLMEEGKNYRLEFPLQPAANVFKANHRIQIHVASSNFPNFDINRNTGDPHDRGWRIANNTVYHQSENASFIELPLYPVK; translated from the coding sequence ATGAAAGAGCCAACGATTGTGTTTTCGATGATCGCGCTCTGTGTCGTCAGTTCGGCATTTTCGCAGGGCGCCAAGACCGGAAAGACCTGGGACGTGGCCGTATTGAAAAACGTCATGATCCCCATGCGGGACGGCGTGAAGCTGGCCACCGACATCTACCTGCCGGCCGAAAACGGGCAACCCGCCGACGAGAAGTTCCCGGTGGTCATGCAGAGGACTCCCTACGACAAGGAAGGAAATTTCTTCAAGGAGGCGGCCGAGTTCTATGCCCGCAACGGCTATGTCTCGGTGATCCAGGACTGCCGCGGCCGTTTCCAGTCCGAGGGGGTGTTCTTTCCCTTCGTCGACGACCCCGAGGACGGCTACGACACGGTGGAATGGATGGCGAAGCATCCGTCCAGCAACGGCAAGGTCGGCACCTACGGAGTCTCCTACATGGCCTGGGTCCAATTCCATCTGGCCGCTCTGAATCCACCCAGCCTGGTGACCATGATCCCCATGGAGGGTCCCATCAACGCCTACCACTACAGCATGCGCTCAGGCGGCGCCCTGCACCTGGGGCTCCTGCAGTGGATCGTGGCGGTGGCCGCCAGCAGCCAGGAAGCGAAGGACAAGCCCTTCATCGCCGAACCCATCATGACCATGAGGACCGGGCAGAACTTCCTGGACTGGGCCTCCCGCATCCCCTGGCGGCGGGGACAGACTCCCCTCGGCCTGACACCGCAGTATGAGGACGCGGCGTTCAAGCTCTATTTCGACAACAACGAATACACCGACTTCTGGCGCCAGCCGGGCCTGGGAATGGACGAGTACTTCGAGGACTACCCCAAGATGCCCATCCTGTGGGTGGTCGGCTGGTACGACTGGTACCCGAGAACCATCAGCGACGGCTACCAGAAGATGGTCCAACTGGGACGCGAGAACCAGTACCTGCTGATCGGACCCTGGACCCACAACAACTTCGACACCTCCCAGGGAGACCTCAATTTCGGCAACCGGGGGGACGGCATCGACACCTACGACAAGTTCCGACAGTTGGAGCTGAAATGGTTCGACCGCTGGATGAAGGACGACGAGAGCGTCGACCTGGGGAAGCCGATCCAGGTGTTCGTCATGGGCGGCGGAGATGGCCGAAAGGCTCCGGACGGCCGGCTGAATCACGGCGGCGAATGGCACTACACGGACCAGTGGCCTCCGGGGGGAGTCCGGCCCACGAAGTTCTTTCTGCACGCGAACGGCAGCCTGTCGGATGAGAAGCCGGCTGCCTCAGGCTCATCCACCACCTACACTTACGATCCCAACGATACGGTCTCCAGCAACGGCCGCTGCATCATCTCCTACGGTCCGGCGCTCAAGCTGGGCTTTCGGGGCATGGGCCCCCGCGACCAGATCGAGCTGGAGAGCCTGCCGGGACACGGCATTCCGGGTTTGCCCATCTCCTCGCGCCCGGACGTTCTCGTCTACCAGACCGCGCCCCTGGCCGGGGACGTTCGGATCGCGGGCAACGTCAAGGCGGTGCTCTGGGTCTCCTCCGATGCCCCCGACACCGACTTCTACGTCAAGCTGGTCGACCTCTATCCGCCCAGTGCGGACTACCCGGCCGGATATGGCGTGCCCGTGTCGGAGGGGATCTTGCGCGCGCGGTACCGGGAGAGTTTCGAAAAATCGGTCCTCATGGAGGAGGGGAAGAACTACCGGCTCGAATTTCCGCTGCAGCCGGCGGCCAACGTCTTCAAGGCGAACCACCGGATTCAGATCCACGTCGCCAGCAGCAACTTTCCCAACTTCGACATCAATCGGAATACCGGCGATCCGCACGACCGGGGATGGCGCATTGCCAACAATACGGTCTATCACCAGTCGGAAAACGCGTCCTTCATCGAATTGCCGCTCTACCCGGTGAAGTGA
- a CDS encoding DUF3604 domain-containing protein codes for MLFRIRVKEGKLSSGSRISLALPGSWTWHTIRPTRREDGKLGPTLRVPSQELMEYFALLPTGRADRWRLEVLEEHHDGTYHRFDRRLVLTCLAGELGAGQEITLQYGSAARPIRTSRLAETVPIPVRFDLGDGQWRELHDPPRLTTFAGAFHTILVTADSVGTVGQPVDVHVTARDRLGNSAELPSGLELRSSDPGMQPLSLNTEGAVWKGQARFTTPGFQALEVGNGAVGLHRSNPIRVTEEDAPLKLYWGDLHSHSTMSKDALGVDPFTFARDQANLDFFASSEHSSGDRRDEGITDSEWRAIQASVRSFYDPGRFVTLLGYECSLPAPFGHHNVYFADDEAPLYRKLEVNTLEELWRRLSSHRAFTVPHHTGVHWAAAVWDRDHSLRPLFEIFSVHGQSELFEPEHPLSYDQLVGMAPYGTYPIGSELVPEEHRGMVPISNSAQGPHYARDAWAAGLKLGTIAASDDHTARPGQPYWGLAAVWAERLDRETIFQALAKRQTYATTGQRIYLDFRINGGMPGTMVTTGGPPRIDLEVHGTDDIAWVELAAFDRRREAYSLVKRWTPRGSRLRESLTDEGYSDRAFYYVRVRQRGLVEHRAVMAWSSPIWIESGP; via the coding sequence TTGCTTTTTCGCATCCGGGTCAAGGAGGGCAAGCTGTCGTCCGGTTCCCGCATCAGCCTGGCTCTGCCGGGGAGTTGGACATGGCACACCATCCGCCCCACCCGGAGAGAGGACGGCAAACTGGGGCCGACCCTGCGGGTTCCAAGCCAGGAGTTGATGGAATACTTCGCTCTGCTGCCTACGGGGAGAGCGGATCGGTGGCGGCTGGAAGTCCTTGAGGAGCACCACGACGGGACCTATCACCGCTTCGACCGCCGGTTGGTGCTGACGTGCCTTGCGGGCGAACTTGGGGCCGGCCAGGAGATCACGCTCCAGTACGGCAGCGCCGCCCGTCCGATACGGACCTCGCGCCTGGCCGAGACCGTCCCGATCCCGGTCCGGTTCGACCTCGGCGACGGCCAATGGCGCGAGCTCCACGATCCCCCTCGGTTGACGACGTTCGCCGGCGCCTTCCATACCATTCTCGTCACGGCGGACTCGGTGGGGACCGTGGGCCAACCGGTCGACGTCCATGTCACGGCGCGGGACCGGCTCGGCAATTCAGCCGAGTTGCCGAGTGGTCTTGAACTCCGTTCCTCCGACCCCGGAATGCAGCCCTTGAGCCTCAACACGGAGGGCGCCGTCTGGAAGGGACAGGCTCGCTTCACGACTCCCGGGTTCCAGGCGCTGGAGGTGGGCAACGGCGCCGTCGGGCTCCATCGGTCCAATCCGATTCGGGTGACCGAAGAAGACGCGCCCCTGAAACTCTACTGGGGCGATCTGCATTCCCACTCCACAATGAGCAAGGACGCCCTGGGAGTCGACCCGTTCACCTTCGCCCGGGATCAGGCGAACCTGGACTTCTTCGCCTCTTCGGAGCACTCCTCGGGAGACCGGCGGGACGAGGGAATCACCGACTCGGAATGGCGGGCGATCCAGGCGAGCGTCCGGTCCTTCTACGATCCGGGACGTTTCGTGACGCTGCTGGGCTACGAGTGTTCCCTGCCCGCTCCGTTCGGTCATCACAACGTCTATTTCGCGGATGACGAGGCTCCCCTCTATCGGAAGCTGGAGGTGAATACACTGGAGGAGTTGTGGCGCCGGCTTTCCTCGCACCGCGCGTTCACGGTTCCTCATCATACCGGCGTCCACTGGGCCGCCGCGGTCTGGGACCGGGACCACTCCCTGCGTCCCCTCTTCGAGATCTTCTCGGTTCATGGACAGAGCGAACTCTTCGAACCGGAACATCCGCTGAGCTACGATCAACTGGTCGGCATGGCGCCGTACGGGACCTATCCCATCGGCAGCGAGCTGGTTCCCGAAGAGCATCGGGGCATGGTCCCCATCTCCAACAGCGCCCAAGGCCCTCACTATGCCCGGGACGCCTGGGCCGCCGGTTTGAAACTGGGGACGATCGCGGCTTCCGACGATCACACCGCTCGTCCGGGTCAGCCCTATTGGGGACTCGCGGCCGTCTGGGCGGAGCGGCTGGACCGCGAAACCATCTTCCAGGCGCTCGCGAAGCGGCAGACCTACGCCACGACCGGCCAGCGGATCTACCTGGACTTTCGAATCAACGGCGGGATGCCCGGAACGATGGTCACGACCGGCGGACCGCCCCGGATTGACCTCGAGGTCCACGGCACGGATGACATCGCCTGGGTCGAGCTGGCCGCCTTCGACCGCCGCCGGGAAGCGTATTCCCTGGTGAAGAGATGGACACCCCGCGGCTCCCGCCTGCGGGAATCCTTGACCGACGAGGGATATTCGGACCGGGCGTTCTATTACGTCCGGGTGCGGCAGCGCGGGCTGGTGGAGCACCGGGCCGTCATGGCCTGGTCCAGTCCCATCTGGATCGAGAGTGGCCCCTGA